CTCCTGGAGATGTCTCTCGGTTTCAGGCTGGAGGTACTTCTCTCTAGCCCGAACATCATACTCTATCGGCCTCCGAAAGAGGAAACGGGAGGTTTGGGCAAGTTCACACAGCGTCTTGGAACGCTCCCCAAAAGTCTCAACGACCGCCTCGGCGAAGGTCCTGGCCCTGCCCAGGCTGGACCAGTGAACTGTTGCCGCCCCGATTTCTTCCGCTGAGACGCCCGCCTTTAGCCAGAAGGCAACTAACTGATCCGCGATCCGCTTCGGATGCGCCTCGCGAAGGTAATGGGCATTCAGCCAATCCAGCTTGGCGTGATCAAAGACAGCCGGGGTATGGCCAACCCTCGTCAACTCGAAGTATCGAACGAGTTCGTCCCGGCTGAAGATTTCCTGATCCCCGTGCGACCATCCCAGACGGACAAGATAATTTACCAGTGCTTCTGGCAGATACCCCAGGTCACGATAGGCCAGAACCGAGGTCGCCCCGTGCCGTTTTGAAAGGCGTGTTCGGTCCGGTCCCAGAATCATCGGCACATGCGCAAACTGGGGCAAGGGAAAATCCAGGACCCGATACACCTGGATCTGTTTCGGGGTGTTGGAGAGATGATCGTCCCCCCGGATCACATGGGTGACCTCCATCAAGGCGTCATCCACTACCACGGCGAAATTGTACGTGGGCAAGCCATCAGACCGCACCAGGATGAAGTCATCCAGTTCCGCATTGTCAAAACGCACCTCGCCATGGATAATGTCGTTCACAATCGTCACCCCGGTATCCTGCACCCGCAGGCGCAGGGCCCAGGGCTTTTCCGGCTCCAGACGGCGATCCCGGCAGCGACCGTCATACCGGGGGGAACGCCCGGCCGCCAACGCCACCTTCCGCCGCTCCTCGAGTTCTCCGGGGGTACAGACGCAGCGATAGGCCTTCCCGACCTCGAGCAACCGTTCAGCATGCTCGCGGTAGATCGCAAGCCGTTCCGCCTGTCGATAGGGTCCTTCATCCCAGTCGAGACCGAGCCACTGTAGGCTCTCTACAATGGCCTCAGCCGATTCCGCCGTGGATCGTTCCACGTCCGTATCCTCGATCCTCAGGATAAGAACCCCGTCGTGATGTCGAGCAAAGAGCCAGTTGTACAGGGCAGTCCGCGCTCCCCCCACATGGAGATCCCCGGTGGGAGATGGCGCAAACCGTACCCGAACCCGATCGCTCATCTTCGTCTCGCCCTGCTGCCCTTCGGGTAGCCCTATGTCGCTTGTGGTAAACCGTTGCTAAAGAGCTTCCATTATCTCTAGAAGGAAACGAACCCGTCAACCGCTTTCCGTTTAGTCCATGAGCCTACATAAAAAAGAATCCCCCGCAACTGTCGCGGGAGATTCCGATACCACAAGTCTCGGCTTCCGAGAGGTGACGGGTCAAGCGGGAGGGAGGTATTAGCCTCGCCCCCGGGACTGCAGGTGAGGCACGTCCCGAAGCAACTCGTGGACCTGATGAAGGAGTTTATCCAGCCGGAAGGGCTTTTCGAGAAGCCGGTCTACCCCCGCAGCCTGTTGTTCAACCCGACTCACAGCCACATTCCACCCGGTGCACAGAATGACCTTGACCTCGGGGTCAAGCGCGCGGACCTTCCGGGCAACCTCCAGTCCGGTGAGATCCGCCATTCCGAGATCGGTGATCAGGACGTCGAAGGGCTCTGCCCGGAACATCTCTACCCCATCGATCCCACACCCCGCCCCCACCGCGATGTGTCCCTCCAGCTTGAGGAGGTTAGTGACGACCTCGACCAGGTGAGGTTCGTCATCAATGACCAGTATACGTCCGGTCAGATGCCCTGTCGGAGTTAAGACACCTTCCCGACTTCGTGGAAGCTTTGCGGGGATCGGAAAGGCGATGGAGAAGCGACTACCCTGTCCAACCTCACTCTCGACCGAGATCGACCCGCCATGGCGGGCGACGATCCCGTAGGAGGTGCTGAGACCGAGGCCGGTCCCCTTCACCCCCTTCGTGGTGAAGAAGGGGTCGAAGATCTTTTGCCGTACCTCCTCAGACATTCCAACCCCGGTATCCTCAAGGACCACTTCGACGGATGGCCCTCTATCCCGGCGCCGGTACGCACGGGTTTGCACGGTTAGACGTCCGCCATTCGGCATGGCATCGATGGCATTGAAGATCACATTGGTAAAGACCTCTCGGAGCTCCGCCGGATTTGCGGTAACCAGGGGAACATCCGTGAGTTCCGTGACCACCTCGATCCTGATCCCACTGAGCTGTGCTTCATCCTTCCATCGGGCTTGCGTAAACTGGAGAACGTCGGTGATGACTCGGTTGACATCGACGGGGACCACCGATTCGGGGGTTTCGACTCGGGCAAAGTCCTGGAGCCGGCGAACCGTGTTTGCCCCGTCTAGGGCGGATTGCTGGATGCTATTCAGCCACCGTTTTAGATCGCCGTCCTGAACCTGACGCAACAGGAGATCGGCCCTGGCCACGATGGCCGCCAGGACGTTGTTGATATTGTGGGCCACTCCGGCCGCGAGCGTCCCAAGGGCTGCCAGCTTTTCCGAGTGGACTTGTTGCTCCCATCCCTTTCGGTCATCAACGGAATTCATCTGTTCGATCGTGACCCCGATGAGTTGACCCACCATCTGGAGAAACCGCAGGTCGCGCGGTGCAAAGTGACCCCGTCGCCGACTGTACAGGGCCAGAAATCCTGTGCCCTTTCCCCCTTCGCTGAGCGGTACGCTCGCGAAGGAACGAATCTTCTGCTCGCCTGCCGGCACAGGGAAGTCGGGCGGGAGATCATCAAAGAGGAGCGGGTGTCGGCAGACGTCGAGATCTCCCTGGCTTATCCCTCCTGGGTGGGAAGGGCTCCAGGGATCAGCCCACCCTCCTCGACCGCGACAGAGGATAGGAATAAAGGCGGCGGCGGCCTCTTCCCAGACCCAGAGGACTCCCGCTTCTGCCTCTAAGAGCCCCACGATCTGATCGAGCACGGGGCCGAAGACGGCTTCAACTTCCCGCCCTCCCTGAGACGAAACGCCAAGCTCCATCACATCCTCCGTACCGATGGGTTACCGCGACGTTCGCATACGGCATGCCAAACGAGGAATTCTTTGCACGCCGAGTCCTTGACGGCTACACGCCTTCTTCCCTATAGTGAAGTCGGTTTGAGCTTGCATCACCATTGCGTGGCCGAAACGGCCGAGGCGATTTGATGAGTCCCTCTTCTCCTGTCGCAGCAGACCTTCACATCCACTCCTACTTCTCCGACGGAACCTTTTCACCGCGACAGGTCGTTGCCCAAGCGGCCGCCTGCCATCTGAATCCGATCGCACTCACCGACCATGACACCGTTGCCGGAATCCCCGACGCTCTCCAGGCGAGCGCCGAGTTCCAGGTCGAGATCATCCCTGGAGTCGAACTCTCGGTGCACGAGTTTGATCAGGATACCCATCTCTTGGGCTACTTTATCCACTGGGAAGACCCCGCCTTCCAGAAAGTCCTCCTTCCCTTGCAGACTCAACGGACAGAGCGGCTCGAAGAAATGCTCCGTCGTCTGCACCACCTTGGGATAACCGTTACCGTGCCTGAGGTCCTTCGTATAGCCGGAAAGGGAACGGTCGGCAGGCTCCACGTCGCCCGGGCTCTGCTCGGGCAAAGGGTCGTGAACAGTCTCCAGGAGGCCTTTGACCGATTCTTGGCCTGGGGCAGGCCCGCCTATGTGGAGCGGGGCGTGTTCACCGCCCGTCAAGCCATAGCAGCCATCCGGAATGCCCAGGGCATCGCGGTGCTGGCCCATCCGGGCCCAAATGGACTGGCGCACATCCCCGAGCTTATTCAAGTAGGACTCCAGGGCATCGAGGTTTTCCATCCTTCCCACACTGTTGAGGATGTCTTTACCCTCACCCGCCTCGCCACAGAACGCAATCTTCTCATCACTGGGGGTTCGGACTGTCACGGCCTCGCCAAAGGAGAGGTCCGCCTCGGCCAAGCCCGGCTTCCCCTGCAGTACATAGAACGCCTGCGGGAGGCCGTACCTGGACCGGGTTCCCCAGGGACCTAGGAACTATAGTCCAAGACCCTTGGCTATGCAAATAAAAAATAGAACGGGCAAATACAGCCTCGACAGTTGGTTTCCATCGGCATACTTTCTGACGTAAAACAACCGAACCAAAACCGTTCTATGAGGGGACATCAGTGCCGGGTCGTTTGGGGAGCGAGGTAGGATGTCAGCGGAAAGACTATGGCTTCAAATTTAGCGCAATATGACACACATTCGTTGAAGCATAGCTTGAGCCAGAGGATGAAAGCATCGTAAAATGCTGATAGAATCTTACTAAGCTGAACGACATGCACGCAAAGGTGGCAATGAGGCGCACGTTTTTCTCACGGCTGGCTTGGTCCGGGACCTTCACTCACTGTCCCTCTCGCGAGGGGAGCTCTGCCTCATCGATCAGCATGACAGGAATCCCATCCCGAATGGGATACCGGCGACCGCACGCTTCGCAGATGATCCTCTCACTTGCTTCATCGAGTCGGACTTCTCCCTTGCAGGCAGGGCAGGCCAGAATTTCCAAAAATTCCTTATCAATCACCCCTCTTCCTCCTCACATGAGTAAGACGACCCTCTCCCCCTACATCTCACATCCGGTCTCTTCCATTGACCTGACGACCTCCTTTCCCGGAACGACCACAAGATCGGCCAGAACCCGGAAAGGGTACTTGTCGGATTTGGTAGTCCGTCCCCAAACCAGATCTTCAATAAGTTGATGGTCCCCCATCCGAATCGTTTTGACTCCCTCGGGGTCACTGTAGGTGATACCCTCCAACTTCGCGATGATCTCCTCGGTGTCCAACGAGCCCACCTCCTCAATGGCCTGCTTGAGGAGGTAAATAGCCGAATAGCTAGACATAGCCACATCGGCTGGATCTTCCCCGAATAGAGTCCTGTACGCCCTCACGAAGACCCGGTTATTCACCGAACCCGGGTAAAGAAACCAGTAAGGTGTCGAAACCCACAGCCCCCCGGGCATCTCGTCGCCCAGGGGGACCAGAACGCCGAGGGAAGCCCCGCCGGGGTTGACAAAGAACTTGATCTGCTCAAAGAAGTTGAGGGACTTGGCCTTCCTGATGAAGGCCACGAGGTCTCCGCCCCACAACGTGGACCAGACGGCATCCGGCTTGGCCTGCATCGCCTGGCGAATATAGGGTGTATGGTCGGACGTAAAGGGCTTAGGCCAGGCCTCACCGACAAACTGCACATCTGGCCTGACCTTCTGAATAGCCGCCTGAAATGCTTTCCACGAATCCCGGCCAAGCTCTGAGTCCACCCCGATCCCAAACCATCGCTTGGCCCGCTTGTCCTTCATGACTGACGCCCCAGCCCGGGCATCCATCACTGCGTTCGCCACCAGTCGAAAGGCATAGCGGTGACACCACGTTCCGGTCAGTTGACCCGTGGCAGCGTGCGTGAAGAGAATGATCTTCTGATGTTTCTTTGCCTCCATGCTTACTGCCAGGGCCACGCTCGACAAATTGACTCCCAGGAGGAAGTCGACCCGATTCTCAAGGATGTATCTACGAACCTCTTGCACACCGGTCGTGGCGTCCCCCTCATGGGTGAGGTAAATTGCAAGCTTTCGCCCCAGGATCCCCCCTCGCTCGTTGATCTCCTTCTCGGCCATCTTGGCTCCTTGGGAGCCGTGCCTGCCAAGTTCCCCTGCTGGACCGGTCAACTGGAATAGGGCACCAACCTTGATAGGGGGTCTGTCCTCGGCCCAGGCGAATCCGGGGAACAGGACCCCCAACCAGAACAGGATCCTCAGGATGAGAAGGAGGAAACGCTCCCATTCCACTGCCACCTCCAGGGAGATGGGATGCCGCGCATCCAGCGAAAGTCCGCCCAATATACGGACGACAGACCCCATCTTGTCAAGCCGTTTCCCCCTCGGTGTGAGAGGTAACGGCAGCGTTGAGTGGTTGGAGGCACATGATGACGGCATCCTCAACCGGGCTAGTATAGTAGCGCCGTCTTCGCCCGATCACGGTGAAGCCAAAGTTTCGGTAGAGTGATTGCCCTGCCCGGTTCGAGGCCCGAACCTCCAATGAGGCGGTACTCGCACCATGGTGGGATGCCTCCACGAGGGCGGACAGAAGGAGCTTGCGACCCACACCGCGCCGCCGAACGCGGGGGTCAACTGCAACATTGCTGATATGGAATTCGTCCCCGACGATCGATCCACAGAGATACCCCACAAGCGTGTCGGCGTCGGACCGCGCCACCAAGGCCAGAGACACCCCCGGGATCAGCTCCCCCTCGAACATCTCTCGAGTCCAAGGTTGACTGAAGGAGGCCACCTCAACCCGGAGAACTGCCTCGAGGTCCTCCGGCCGCATCTTCTCGATTCTCATTGCCCCGTTCGCCACCCTCACTCCCTCATCCGCCGCTTGAGCTCCGCTTCCGACAGGCGGATGTAACGGGGGACTAAATTCTCTACGGCATCTTTCTCGCCTTGGAGCAGCCGCAGCCGCCCAAGGTCTGCCACGGCCGCCGGAGACGCCCCTCGGCAGGCGGGAGGTGGTATGGCCAGTCGGCCCAGGGTCTCTTGGAAAAACGGTCCGTAGACCCGCCATCCATCTCCGACGAAGAGGGTCGGCCGATCGATCCGCTTCGCCAGAGCTTCTGGATCCAGAACCGTCTCTTCCATCAGGCAGACGAGGTTGGAGCCCTGGTATTCAAAGAGGGCACAGTAGACCTCCTGTTTCCGGGCGTCTAGGATGGAACAGACCGGATAACGGCAATATGGAAGACTCCAGGCCAACGCGTGGAGCGTGGGGACTCCGACAACCGGTTTACCGGTGGCCAGCGCCAACCCTTTCACCGTACTGAGCCCGATTCGAAGGCCGGTAAAGGAGCCTGGCCCGATGGACACCGCCAGACCCTCAACCTCAGGAATCGTCATGCGGGCGTCGTAAAGGACCCGATCGATGGCGGGCATGAGACGCTCGGCATAGGTGGCCTCCACGTTCAGCACATACTCCGCCACGACCCCCCCTGCGCCTACAAGGGCCACTCCTCCTTGCGTACTGGCGCTTTCGATCCCCAGGATAATCACTTCTTTCCTCTGCCCCTTTGAGAACGGGATTTTAGCACCTCTGCATCTACGTCGCAAGCAACGCGCTTCTCCGCTACCCGTTCCCCTCCATGGAGGGAAAACGGACAGTCGCGAAGAGGCCGATCGCTGCCAAGAGGAGAAGAAGGAGCGTGATTACGGCGAACCGGTATTTTTCCGGACCATACGCCGCGAACAGGAAAAGGGTGCTTGACCAGAGGAGGGGGCCCACGACCGCGGCTGCCTTTCCCGTGACCCCGTAGAGGCCGAAATACTCTCCCAGCTTCTCTCGAGGCGCGAGAAGTAACAAACAGAGGCGGGCAACGACCCAGACGCCTCCCAGCCCGGCCCCTGCCAACATTCCCACCAGATAAAAGAGGAGCTGAGATCGAACTAGGAAGGCAAGGACAAGGGTGAGAACCCACAGCGAGAGGATAAGGAGCATGACCGATTTGACCGGTCTCCGATCGGCAAGCCAACCGAAGAGCCAGGAACCTGCCATGGCGCCGACAGCGGAGATCGCAATGAGGAGATTGATGGCCGCCTGGGTCGAAAACCCGACTGCTCTTTCGGCATAAATGGCCATTACGAGGATTATGGTGTGCATCACATCTGCGTAGAGGAAGTTGGCCACAAGAAATTTAAACAGCTCACGATGCGCCGGCAGGGTCCGGAGGGTCCAGAGAACTTCCCGGATGGTCCCTTGCCTCACCCCCGCTTGTTGGACGATGCGGGGTTCACGCACCCAGAGAAACACCGGCAGGGAGAAGAGGAGAAAGAGAATTGCCGTCGGGAGGAAGGCATTCACCCGGACCGGCGCTGCCCCTACCATCTTTTCCACGGTCAAGAGATCCACTATCCATTTGAGGGGCGATGGCAGCCAGCCATATGCGGTAGGATCAACGAAGGGGAGGACCAGGTACATCCCCACGATTGCTCCCACATAGCCCAGCGCGACCCCTAATCCCGACACCCGACCCCGAATCCTGTCGTTGCTGACCGCGGGGAGCAGGGCGTTATAGAAGACAAGACTCACCTGATACGAAAAATTGGCGAGGGCAAACATGAACAGAGCTGGCCCCGCCTGGCGAGGCCACGCGAGCAAGGCTGTCGAAGCGAGACAAATCGCCGTGAAGACAAATAAGAAAGGCTTCTGCCCTTTCTTGTCAGCCAGGTTACCCAGGAACGGGGCGGCGAGTGCCACACACAGCATCGAGAGTGAGTAGATCGGAGGATACAGGTATTCTCCACCTTGGAGATCGGTGGAGATCCATAGGGCAAAGTAGAGCGAGATGATATTCAGAGAGAAGATGGTATTGGCAAAATCGTAGAAGGCCCAGGAGAGAACCGGCCGGGACCAGATTTTCTCAGTCATAACGCGGGGTCTCCGCCCCCCTATCGGCGGACAAATCCCGCAAATCGCGGCTTACCGTTCTGATCGAAGGCGACCTCCAGCAGGAAAGGTCGCCTGCCCTGGATGTGGGCGAACTGCAAATCGAAGTACTCCACCACCGGGCCGTCTCTATCCTGTCTTAGGGTAACAACCGGGAAGCGAGCGAACCTCCGGAACAGGGCCACCAGATCCACTTGCTCAGCCTGCCGGAGAAAGGGGGTATTGCGAGGGGGCTGGTAGACTCGAAATGGCTGATCCTGACGATCCAGGATCGAGAAATAGTTCTGATAGGTAGCGTCCCCAGTCGCCACCACGCCAGACCAGTGCAATGGGCTGAAGGGCCTGGGGAACACTGCCAGTTTGTTGGCTGGCAGCCTCTCGCGCCGTACCTGGTCACGGAGGCGAACCAGGGCCATCTGATGGCTCACCGCCGCCATGAGGATATACGCTGCAAGGAGCGTCAGCGCTATTCGTCCAATCTGGATTGACCGAGACCGCCAACAATAGGCCAGGATAACGCCGCTGACAATAATTCCAGTAAAGAAGATATCAATAATAAAAAGGATATCCCACGCGAACCTATGGTCAGTGAAGGGGAGGAAGACCTTGGTCCCATAGCTCGTGAAAAGATCCGTCACGATGTGGAATAGGATTCCGAGGTAGCAGATCCCCGCGAGTCGCCAGTAATGTTTATACGTGCTGAACCGATAGAAGATAGCAGCCAGCAACAAGGCCAAAAACGCCCCGCCAACAAAGGAGTGCGTGATTCCCCGGTGATGCGAAAGATAGAAGGCGGTATCTCGGAGGCGCAACACACCATCGAGGTCGGGGGCGGTAGCACTCACCGTGAGGGCAACCGTCGCCACCCGCCCCATCCGCTGCCGAAACCCCGCCTGGGCAATCAAGGTTCCTCCCAGAGCTGTCGTCACCGTCTCCATCGCAATCCCTCACTCAAGCCATTGGTACAACAATTGGGCTCGCGCACCACCTTATAAAACCCCAGGCCTGGCCACAAGTGAAATCCTCCCTCTCGCAATCTTGCGCAAGGAGATTTTCTCTTTCCTGTAGAGAAAAAATTGAAGAATCCTATGCGGTTATTCCGGTAAGGCCAAGTTCAGAGGCAATGCCACACATCGCATCCAGAACGATGGCAATGTGCTCGTCAAGATCGACGCCAAGCTCATCGGCCCCTCGAATGATATCCTCACGTTTGACCGTCCGGGCAAAGGCCTTCTCTTTCATTCGCTTTTTAATGCTGGCCACCTTGAGATTGAGCAGGTTCTTGTCGGGCCGAATCAAGGCGGCCGCGGTGATCAATCCAGTCAGCTCATCACAGGCGAACAGGACCCTCTCCATGAGACTTTCGCGAGAAACGCCCGTATGGTCCCCGTGAGAGAGGATAGCCCGGATGATCTCTTCGGGCCATCCCCGCTCCCGCAGGATCTCGGCCCCTCGGAACGGATGATCCGCCAGATCAGGATAGCGCTCATAGTCAAAGTCGTGCAGCAGAGCGGTAATGCCCCACTTCTCCTCATCCTCGCCTAATTTTCTGGCATAGGTGCGCATGGCGGCCTCGACGGCGAGGGCATGCTTCCGTAGATTTTCATTCTTCGTATGCTCGGCCAGAACTTCCCATGCTGCCGATCTCGTGAACTCCATGTGTATCTCCAGATTGTTTCCCCTTGACCTTCCCTGTTTGGCGCATTAGACTAATGCCCGATACCGAACCCCAAGTCACGTCCATTTCAACCCATTCCGTCGCCGAGTGCACACATCCTTCTTTTGTCCAGAGAGGGTGGGATCTCGGCCCCGGTAGATGGGGAACCCGTAAGGAAAGGAGGAACGCAATGGCCTTCGAGTGGAAGTTCAATACACGTCCCTATTCCGATGACGAGGCGAAGAAACTGTTGAGCAGCGTCATAAGTCCCGAGACGACCGACTGGCATTACAACACTCACCATAAGGGATACGTAACTGCCCTCAACAATATCGAGAAGGGGCTCGAGTCGGCGGATCGGGCCGCAGCCAACGGCAATTACAGCGTCGTCGGAGAGCTCAAACGACGCTTTACCTGGAATCACGCCGGTGCCCTCCTCCACGATATCTACTGGGAAGTGATGGGAGGGGATGGAGACCCCAAGAAAGGCCCTCAGGTCCTCAAAGCCATCGAAAAGGACTTCGGCTCCTTTGACGCCTGGAAGGCCGACTTTAAGGCCGCCGGGATTTCGGCCAAGTTGAGTGGATGGGCGCTGCTGGTCTATGACGCCCTCTCGTCCCGTCGCTTATTGAACGTGCTGGTCGATGAGCACCAGTACGGGGCAATATGGGGCGGCATCCCGTTGATCGCCTGTGATGTCTTTGAACATGCTTACTACCACAAGGATGGGCCGGGGCGCGCCAAATACATCGACAATTTGATCAGCAACCTGCACTGGGGTCGTATCAACGATCGTTTCACGAAATTCGTTCGCTAAGTAACTCTTTAAAAACTGAGGCCCCTGCGCACCCGCGCAGGGGCCTCTAGATTCTCCGTCGCGACGCTTTTCACGCCCGGCCCAGCATTCAGCCCTGCTTCCGAATAGCCACGTAGAAGTAATTGTCGCCGCGCTGGATCAAAACGAGGTGAGACTGTCGCGTCCACTCCTTGAGGGCCCGGCGTACCTGTTCAAGGGTCGTAACTGGCTTTTGATCTACTTCGGCCAGCAAATCCCCCGCGCGGACGCCGGCCCGGGCGGCGGCGCTTCCCTCGCTCACCTCGGTCACCACGACCCCTGCTTCCACGGACAATTTAAACTTTTTGGCCGTCTCGGGGGTCAGTTCCTCCAAGGTGAGGCCAAGAACATCCTTTGGAGGTGCCTCCGGAGACTCTTCCCGACGCACAAGCACCTCTTGCGTGAACTCTCCCACTGCAGCGGTCACCACTTTATCCTTCCCGCCACGGAGGATCTTAATCCTCACCTTCGTTCCCTTCGGGGTGCGGGCCACCTTTCGCTGAAGTTCTCGGACGTCCTTGATGGGGCTGCCATCATACTCCAAAATTACATCTCCCCGCCTCAGCCCAGCCTTCTCGGCCGCCAGGCCTGGGAGAACATTAGTCACTAGGGCCCCTTGCTTCTCGGACATCCCTAAAGCCCGGGCCAACTGTCCGTTGACATTCTGAATTCCCACGCCCAGGAAGCCCCACGTCACCTTTCCCCGATCCCGCAGCTGGGGGAGGATTGATTTGGCGAGGTTGATAGGGATCGCAAAACCGATCCGTTGACGAGGGACGATGGCGGTGTTGATTCCGATCACTTCGCCCCGGATATTCACCAGGGGGCCTCCACTGTTCCCGGGGTTGATCGCGGCGTCGGTCTGGATATATTCGTCAAAAAAGCCGAACCGTCCAAATCCATGTCCCTTCCGACTCACCACCCCGAGGGTGACCGTGTGCTCCAGCCCGAAGGGATTTCCCGCGGCCAGAACCAACTCTCCGATCTCTACCCGATCTGAGTCCCCCAAGGGAAGGACGGGAAGGGAACCCTCTCCATCGACCTTGAGGAGGGCGAGATCGGTTCGTTGATCCCTGCCCACCACCTTGGCTGGGAACGTGCGGCCGTCGTACAATTCCACGTCTACTTCCTGGGACGCACCCACGACATGATCATTCGTAAGGATATAGCCATCCTGGCTGACGATGAATCCTGTACCTACCCGAGGACGTTCCGGCCGATCCTCGGGGACGGGAGGATGGGATTCCGGCATTCCCTTCTCCCCTTCCCTGTCGACCCCGATTTGCACCACCGCGGGTTGGATGAGAGCCGCCAGCTGGGTGAGCGCCCGGTTCAGCCGGACGAGATCCGAATTGCGCTCGGCGATGAGGGGCCCCTCACGCCAGAACTGGTCTTTAGCATCAGCCCAAAGCGCGCCTGGCCCAAGGCAGGTCAACCCTACCGCCAACGCGGCTGCCAGCCAGAGGCAACTCATTCCCCTCCCCTTCATTGCTTCCCCCTCAGTCCTCCGACTGAAATGCTTCTCCTCGTCGAAACGACGCTCTCCACTTGCCGACACGTTTCTTCCCCCTTTCGGTGAATGACAGAGGGTAGAAGATAGCATCAAACCCGGACGCACGCAACAGAAAAGGGGTCACTGGCGCTGCTTGACCAGCGCCATGACCAGCGACTCAAAGCGATTCCCGTATCC
This genomic window from Candidatus Methylomirabilota bacterium contains:
- the gltX gene encoding glutamate--tRNA ligase; the encoded protein is MSDRVRVRFAPSPTGDLHVGGARTALYNWLFARHHDGVLILRIEDTDVERSTAESAEAIVESLQWLGLDWDEGPYRQAERLAIYREHAERLLEVGKAYRCVCTPGELEERRKVALAAGRSPRYDGRCRDRRLEPEKPWALRLRVQDTGVTIVNDIIHGEVRFDNAELDDFILVRSDGLPTYNFAVVVDDALMEVTHVIRGDDHLSNTPKQIQVYRVLDFPLPQFAHVPMILGPDRTRLSKRHGATSVLAYRDLGYLPEALVNYLVRLGWSHGDQEIFSRDELVRYFELTRVGHTPAVFDHAKLDWLNAHYLREAHPKRIADQLVAFWLKAGVSAEEIGAATVHWSSLGRARTFAEAVVETFGERSKTLCELAQTSRFLFRRPIEYDVRAREKYLQPETERHLQEVCRRIRNVSSFDAATLEKLYRDFVAERRLKLGDVAQPTRVALTGHSVSPPLFQVMELLGRDICVERLEAVLQQKND
- a CDS encoding ATP-binding protein, which translates into the protein MELGVSSQGGREVEAVFGPVLDQIVGLLEAEAGVLWVWEEAAAAFIPILCRGRGGWADPWSPSHPGGISQGDLDVCRHPLLFDDLPPDFPVPAGEQKIRSFASVPLSEGGKGTGFLALYSRRRGHFAPRDLRFLQMVGQLIGVTIEQMNSVDDRKGWEQQVHSEKLAALGTLAAGVAHNINNVLAAIVARADLLLRQVQDGDLKRWLNSIQQSALDGANTVRRLQDFARVETPESVVPVDVNRVITDVLQFTQARWKDEAQLSGIRIEVVTELTDVPLVTANPAELREVFTNVIFNAIDAMPNGGRLTVQTRAYRRRDRGPSVEVVLEDTGVGMSEEVRQKIFDPFFTTKGVKGTGLGLSTSYGIVARHGGSISVESEVGQGSRFSIAFPIPAKLPRSREGVLTPTGHLTGRILVIDDEPHLVEVVTNLLKLEGHIAVGAGCGIDGVEMFRAEPFDVLITDLGMADLTGLEVARKVRALDPEVKVILCTGWNVAVSRVEQQAAGVDRLLEKPFRLDKLLHQVHELLRDVPHLQSRGRG
- a CDS encoding PHP domain-containing protein, which produces MSPSSPVAADLHIHSYFSDGTFSPRQVVAQAAACHLNPIALTDHDTVAGIPDALQASAEFQVEIIPGVELSVHEFDQDTHLLGYFIHWEDPAFQKVLLPLQTQRTERLEEMLRRLHHLGITVTVPEVLRIAGKGTVGRLHVARALLGQRVVNSLQEAFDRFLAWGRPAYVERGVFTARQAIAAIRNAQGIAVLAHPGPNGLAHIPELIQVGLQGIEVFHPSHTVEDVFTLTRLATERNLLITGGSDCHGLAKGEVRLGQARLPLQYIERLREAVPGPGSPGT
- a CDS encoding Trm112 family protein, giving the protein MIDKEFLEILACPACKGEVRLDEASERIICEACGRRYPIRDGIPVMLIDEAELPSREGQ
- a CDS encoding ABC transporter substrate-binding protein; the encoded protein is MGSVVRILGGLSLDARHPISLEVAVEWERFLLLILRILFWLGVLFPGFAWAEDRPPIKVGALFQLTGPAGELGRHGSQGAKMAEKEINERGGILGRKLAIYLTHEGDATTGVQEVRRYILENRVDFLLGVNLSSVALAVSMEAKKHQKIILFTHAATGQLTGTWCHRYAFRLVANAVMDARAGASVMKDKRAKRWFGIGVDSELGRDSWKAFQAAIQKVRPDVQFVGEAWPKPFTSDHTPYIRQAMQAKPDAVWSTLWGGDLVAFIRKAKSLNFFEQIKFFVNPGGASLGVLVPLGDEMPGGLWVSTPYWFLYPGSVNNRVFVRAYRTLFGEDPADVAMSSYSAIYLLKQAIEEVGSLDTEEIIAKLEGITYSDPEGVKTIRMGDHQLIEDLVWGRTTKSDKYPFRVLADLVVVPGKEVVRSMEETGCEM
- the rimI gene encoding ribosomal protein S18-alanine N-acetyltransferase, producing the protein MANGAMRIEKMRPEDLEAVLRVEVASFSQPWTREMFEGELIPGVSLALVARSDADTLVGYLCGSIVGDEFHISNVAVDPRVRRRGVGRKLLLSALVEASHHGASTASLEVRASNRAGQSLYRNFGFTVIGRRRRYYTSPVEDAVIMCLQPLNAAVTSHTEGETA
- the tsaB gene encoding tRNA (adenosine(37)-N6)-threonylcarbamoyltransferase complex dimerization subunit type 1 TsaB yields the protein MIILGIESASTQGGVALVGAGGVVAEYVLNVEATYAERLMPAIDRVLYDARMTIPEVEGLAVSIGPGSFTGLRIGLSTVKGLALATGKPVVGVPTLHALAWSLPYCRYPVCSILDARKQEVYCALFEYQGSNLVCLMEETVLDPEALAKRIDRPTLFVGDGWRVYGPFFQETLGRLAIPPPACRGASPAAVADLGRLRLLQGEKDAVENLVPRYIRLSEAELKRRMRE
- a CDS encoding MFS transporter, coding for MTEKIWSRPVLSWAFYDFANTIFSLNIISLYFALWISTDLQGGEYLYPPIYSLSMLCVALAAPFLGNLADKKGQKPFLFVFTAICLASTALLAWPRQAGPALFMFALANFSYQVSLVFYNALLPAVSNDRIRGRVSGLGVALGYVGAIVGMYLVLPFVDPTAYGWLPSPLKWIVDLLTVEKMVGAAPVRVNAFLPTAILFLLFSLPVFLWVREPRIVQQAGVRQGTIREVLWTLRTLPAHRELFKFLVANFLYADVMHTIILVMAIYAERAVGFSTQAAINLLIAISAVGAMAGSWLFGWLADRRPVKSVMLLILSLWVLTLVLAFLVRSQLLFYLVGMLAGAGLGGVWVVARLCLLLLAPREKLGEYFGLYGVTGKAAAVVGPLLWSSTLFLFAAYGPEKYRFAVITLLLLLLAAIGLFATVRFPSMEGNG